In Truepera sp., the sequence ACCTCCGCGAACTGGCCGGCTCCGCCCGACTGCTTCTTGTGCCGGTAGCGGGCGTCGGCCTTGCTTTGGATGGTCTCGCGGTAGGCGATGGCGGGCGGGCGGGTCTCCACCTCGACGCCGAAGCGGTCCTTGAGCGCCGCCACGGCGATCTCGAGGTGGACGTGCCCCATGCCCCACAGCACCGTCTCCTTCGTGTCCGGGTTGCGTTCGAGGACGAGGGTGGGATCGGCGCTCGTGACCTTGGCCAGCGCCTCGCCCATCTTGTCCTCGTCCGGACGCGACTTCGGGAAGAGAGCCACGGCCATCACCGGCGACGGCAACCTTATCGGCGAGAGCACGAACTCGGCGCCCGGCGCCGTGAGCGTGTCGCCCGTGCGCACCTCGTCGGCCTTCGTAAGCGCGCCGATCATGCCGGCCGTCAACTCCTTGACCTCGGTGAGGTCCTTGCCCTGGGGCGCGTAGAGGTGCGCCGTGCGCAGGTCGGCCCCGTTGGAGGCGTCCTTGAGCGGCTCGCCCGCCTTGAGTCGGCCCGACAGCACCCGCATCATGGAGACCTTGCCGAGGTAGGGGTCGACGACCGTCTTGAACACGCGGGCACTGAACGGCTGGCCCTCGCCGAGGGTGGGCGCCTCGCCCGATTCGACCGGCAGCGCCCCGTGGTCCTCCACGTGGCGTACCCCCCGGGTGAGGAAGTCGAGCAGCAGGCTGATGCCCATGGCCTTGGTGGCCGACGTAAGGAGCACGGGTGCAAGCTGGTTGCGCCTTACCGCCGCGTAGAAGGCGGCGAGTATGGCCTCCTGGTCGATGCTCGCCTCCTCCAGGTACTGCATCATCAGCTCGTCGTCCGTCTCCACCACGGCCTCTACCAGGCGGTCGCGGTACTCCTGCGCCAGGCCCTCGACCTCCTCGGGAATGGGTATCTCGGCAGGCTCGCCGTTCGACCACTCGTAGGCGCGCATGGTGAGCAGGTCGACGATTCCCCGGAAATCCTCCGCCTGCCCTATCGGTAGCTGGATGGCGGCGATGTTGCCCGGCAGGCTGGCCTCGATGTCGGCCATGGTGCGGAAGAAGTCGGCGTTCTCGCGGTCCATCTTGTTGATGACGAACATGGTCGAGAGCTCGCGCTCGAAGCTCGAAGTCCAGACGCGCTCGGTCCCGACCGCGACGCCGGAGACCGCCGACACGACTATGAGGGCCGCGTCCGCGGCCGCCTGCGCTCCGCGGATCTCGCTCACGAAATCGGCGTAGCCCGGCGTGTCTATGACGTTGAACTCCTCACCCTTCCAGGTGAGGGGGTGCACGCTCGAGTAGATGGAGATCTTGCGGCGCTTCTCCTCCGGGGTCACGTCGGAGGCGGTAGTGCCGTCCTCGACCTTGCCCAGGGTGGTGATGGCGCCCGCGCGGTAGAGCATGGCCTCCACCAGCGACGTCTTCCCGGCGCCGCTATGCGACAAGACGGCCACGTTGCGGATCTGAGACATCTCGCACCTTCCTTGTTACAGCGGCCGTGGCCGCGAAGTCACCCGCTCATGCTGCGCCCGTTTGACCGAGTTTAGCACCGGCCGCCAAGGCGGTTACACTCGGTCGTGCCGCGCGAGCTGGAACTCAAGTACTCCTCGCTGGAGGGCCGGGTGCCCGACCTGGAGCAGCTTTCCGCCGCGCTGAGCGCACTGGGCGTGCAGGTGCGCCCCGGCGGGACGCACCACCAGGTCGACGTCTACTTCGACGACGGCGCCCTTTCCCTCGAGCGCAGCGGCCTGGCCCTGCGCGTCCGCACCGCCGCGGGGGCACGCGTCGCCACCGTCAAGAGCCGCGGCGACGCCGTGGCAGGCGTGTTCGAGCGCGAGGAGCTGGAGGCGCCGCTGCCGCCGACGCCGGCCGGCGGCCGTGACCTCGGACCGGTGCCCTGGCCGCCGGCCGTAGCGCAACGCCTCGAGGGGATGGTCGACTTGGGAAAGCTGGGGCCGCGGCTCGAGATAGCCACGACCCGCGAACTGTTCCTACTGGAACGTGGCGGCCGGCCGCTCGCCGAGCTGAGCTTCGACGAGGTCTCGTGCCGGCCTCCCCACGAGCGTGGTGACGCCTCCCTCATCCGGTCGGCAGAGTTCTCGGAGGTCGAGGTGGAGGCGGCGCCGGGGACCTCGGAGGCGGATCTGCGGGCCATCGGCGAGGCGCTCGAGTCGCTGACGCCCCTCGTGTTGGGCAGCGCCAGCAAGCTCGAGCGCGCCGCCAGCCTGCTGGCGCCATTCCAATGAAGTCGCGGTAGGGGGTCCGCTACCTGGATAGGTAGCCGCCGTCCACCGCGAAGTACGTGCCCGTGACGAACGACGACTTGCTGGATGACAGGAAGACCGCCATGTCGGCGACCTCGTTGGCCTCCCCAAGCCGGCCGACCGGGTGCATCGCGGTGATGACCTCCAGGGCCTCCTTCGGCAGGACCTGAAGGAGCGGCGTGTTGATGAAGCCGGGGCCGATCGCGTTCACGCGGATGCCCTGCTCCGCGTACTCGATGGCCGCGTTCTCGGTGAGGCCCACCACGCCATGCTTGGCGGCCACGTAGGCCGAGGCGCCCGCGAACCCCACCTTGGCCAGGATCGACGCCATGTTCACGATCACCCCGCCGCCCGCCGCCAACATGGCCGGGATCTCGGCCCGCATGCCGTAGAAGACGGAGTTCAGGTTCACGTCGATGACGCGCCGCCAGCCCTCGACCGAGTAATCGGCGACGGGGTTCGACTCGCCCGAGATGCCCGCGTTGTTGCAGGCGACGTGCAGTCCGCCGTAACGCTCGACCGCGGCCTTGACCAGCGCCTCGTTGGCCGCGGGGTCGGCCACGTCGAGGTGGAAGTAGCTGGCGGTGCCGCCCGCTGCCTCGATCGCCGCCACGACCTCCGAGCCCGCTTCGTCGTTCACGTCCGAGACGACGACCTTGGCGCCCTCTCTTGCGTAGGCCTCGGCAACCGCTCGGCCGATGCCGGATCCGGCCCCCGTGACAATCGCAACCTTGCCCTCGAGTAGTCTCGTCATGCTCATCTCGAACCTCCCTGGCGGAACGCGTGCCGCCGCCACGCCTAACAGCGTGTCACGAAGGTTCCTGCTCGCGCCGGGACACTCGGCCCAGGGGGGCTATGATTGCGGCCATGACGCGAAGTGCGCACCACCCCGCCCGCGACGAGCGGATCTTCGAACTCATCGACAAGGAGCTGGAGCGGCAAACGACCGGGCTGGAACTGATCGCCTCGGAGAACTTCGTCTCGCGGCAGGTCATGGAGGCCGTCGGCTCCGTGCTCACAAACAAGTACGCCGAGGGCTACCCGGGCAAGCGCTACTACGGCGGCTGCGAGGTGGTCGACGAGGTGGAACGGCTCGCCATCGACCGCGCCAAGGAACTCTTCGGCGCCGCCTGGGCAAACGTGCAGCCGCACTCGGGCTCGAGCGCCAACTTCGCGGTCTACTACGCGCTGCTGGAGCATGGCGACAAGGTCCTCGGCATGGACCTGGCGCACGGCGGCCACCTCACGCACGGCTCGCCCGTCAACTTCTCGGGGCGCTCGTACGAGGTGGTCGGCTATCCGGTGGACCGCGAGACCGAGACCATCGACTATGACGGGCTCAGGCGGCTCGCCCTCGAGCACCGTCCCAAGATGATCATCGCCGGCGCCAGCGCCTACAGCCGCTTCATCGACTTCGCCCGGTTCCGCGCGGTGGCCGACGAGGTGGGCGCCATCCTCTTCGCGGACGTGGCCCACATCGCTGGGCCCATCGCGGTGGGCCTGCACCCTCACCCCCTCCCTCACGCGCACGTCGTCTCGAGCACCACGCACAAGACGCTGAGGGGTCCGCGCGGCGGCCTGATCTTCGGCAACGACGAGGAGATCGGCAAGAAGATCGACCGCACCATCTTCCCCGGCATCCAGGGTGGTCCGCTCGAGCACGTAATAGCCGGGAAGGCGGTGGCGTTCTTCGAGGCCCTCTCCCCCGGCTTCCACGACTACACCGCCAAGGTCATCGCCAACGCGAAGGCCCTTGCCGCGGCGATGGCCGAGCGGGGCTACCGCATCGTGTCCGGCGGAACGGATAATCACCTGTTCGTCATCGACCTGCAGAACCGGGGCATCAACGGCAACACGGCCAGCAAGCGCCTGGGCAGGGCGGGGATCACGGTCAGCAAGAGCATGGTGCCGTTCGACCCCGAGAAGCCGTGGATAACGTCGGGCATCCGCATCGGCACGCCGGCCATCACCACGCGCGGCTTCGAGACCGCAGAGATGGCCAAGGTGGCCGAACTCATCGACCGGGGCCTGCAGGAGGACGACGTCCCGGCGGTCGCCGCCGAGGTTACCGAGATGGCGCGCCGGCACCCCATGCCCGCTTGATCACGTGAGGGACGCGGTCGCGGCGCGCCTAACCGGCTTGTCTGGCAGCGGCGCGCCCAGCCGGCTCGCCGGGCCGCCCCCGCCGGACCACCCCCGGAGTGCAGCGATCACCTTTCGAGCTTCAGCGCCGTCGGCGTAGCCGCTCCATCACCTCGCGCAGGCTGATGCGCATCCGCTCCACGGCGGCGGCGATCTGGCCCAGTTCGTCGTCCCTGTCCAGTTCGACGGACTGCTCGAAGTCGCCGTGGCTGATGCGGTCGGCGGCCACCAGCAGGTAGTTGATCGACTGCCGTAGGCCGCGCGTAAGCGAAAGCACCGCCAGAACCCCGAACAGCACGGGCACCAGGCCGACGAGCAAGGCCGTCAGGAGCGCCCGCCCGAACTGCCGCAGGCCGGTCGGCTCACCGCCGGCCACCAGGGCCGCACTCACGACGCCCTGCCGGTGAACCGGCGCGGCTGCCATTGTGGGTTCGAGGGTGCCCAGGCCGACGAGCGCCGTGAGGTCGCGCCAACTGGCGGACAAGTTGCCGACCCAGTCGCCGGCCGTGGCGTCTTCGGCCGTGGCCGAGCCGTCCAGCGTGGCCTTGGCACGGTCCATGGCGGCCTCGCGGACCGCCTCGGGGAACGCATCGATGCCGGCACGGCCCCGGTACCAGGCCAGGACGGGGGCCTGGTCGCCGTCGATCAGCAAGAGGTAATCGACACCCCTTCCGGGCAGCGTGGCCGCGCCGCGGGCCTGGGCCGCGTTCAGCTCCAGGCGGAGGATGGGCGCGGAGAGCGGCAGGCCTCCCGAGAGCCCTTCCACGGTGGCCGCCACGGCCTCGGCCACGCCCGCCACGCGCTGCTGCTCCTGTTGCCGCAGGATGGGCAGGACGGTCACGGCTACCGCGAGCAGGGCGACCAGAAGCGTCAGGAGAGCAGGCATGGTCGCGGCGCTCGCGATCCGGCGCCGCAGCCCGGTGCGCTCG encodes:
- the fusA gene encoding elongation factor G codes for the protein MSQIRNVAVLSHSGAGKTSLVEAMLYRAGAITTLGKVEDGTTASDVTPEEKRRKISIYSSVHPLTWKGEEFNVIDTPGYADFVSEIRGAQAAADAALIVVSAVSGVAVGTERVWTSSFERELSTMFVINKMDRENADFFRTMADIEASLPGNIAAIQLPIGQAEDFRGIVDLLTMRAYEWSNGEPAEIPIPEEVEGLAQEYRDRLVEAVVETDDELMMQYLEEASIDQEAILAAFYAAVRRNQLAPVLLTSATKAMGISLLLDFLTRGVRHVEDHGALPVESGEAPTLGEGQPFSARVFKTVVDPYLGKVSMMRVLSGRLKAGEPLKDASNGADLRTAHLYAPQGKDLTEVKELTAGMIGALTKADEVRTGDTLTAPGAEFVLSPIRLPSPVMAVALFPKSRPDEDKMGEALAKVTSADPTLVLERNPDTKETVLWGMGHVHLEIAVAALKDRFGVEVETRPPAIAYRETIQSKADARYRHKKQSGGAGQFAEVALSVEPLPRGSGFEFDWKVVGGTIPTQFQTSCEKGARAGMEAGVLGGFPLQDVKVCVYDGKDHPVDSKDIAFQFAATQAMREALLQAKPILLEPLALIKVRVPDRFTGDVISDLNTRRGRILGMDSEGSVSVVSAHVPLAEIQAYSADLRSMTGGRGAYSLKVDRYETVPQQTADKVLADIKQAAT
- a CDS encoding CYTH domain-containing protein, with product MPRELELKYSSLEGRVPDLEQLSAALSALGVQVRPGGTHHQVDVYFDDGALSLERSGLALRVRTAAGARVATVKSRGDAVAGVFEREELEAPLPPTPAGGRDLGPVPWPPAVAQRLEGMVDLGKLGPRLEIATTRELFLLERGGRPLAELSFDEVSCRPPHERGDASLIRSAEFSEVEVEAAPGTSEADLRAIGEALESLTPLVLGSASKLERAASLLAPFQ
- a CDS encoding SDR family NAD(P)-dependent oxidoreductase; amino-acid sequence: MSMTRLLEGKVAIVTGAGSGIGRAVAEAYAREGAKVVVSDVNDEAGSEVVAAIEAAGGTASYFHLDVADPAANEALVKAAVERYGGLHVACNNAGISGESNPVADYSVEGWRRVIDVNLNSVFYGMRAEIPAMLAAGGGVIVNMASILAKVGFAGASAYVAAKHGVVGLTENAAIEYAEQGIRVNAIGPGFINTPLLQVLPKEALEVITAMHPVGRLGEANEVADMAVFLSSSKSSFVTGTYFAVDGGYLSR
- the glyA gene encoding serine hydroxymethyltransferase translates to MTRSAHHPARDERIFELIDKELERQTTGLELIASENFVSRQVMEAVGSVLTNKYAEGYPGKRYYGGCEVVDEVERLAIDRAKELFGAAWANVQPHSGSSANFAVYYALLEHGDKVLGMDLAHGGHLTHGSPVNFSGRSYEVVGYPVDRETETIDYDGLRRLALEHRPKMIIAGASAYSRFIDFARFRAVADEVGAILFADVAHIAGPIAVGLHPHPLPHAHVVSSTTHKTLRGPRGGLIFGNDEEIGKKIDRTIFPGIQGGPLEHVIAGKAVAFFEALSPGFHDYTAKVIANAKALAAAMAERGYRIVSGGTDNHLFVIDLQNRGINGNTASKRLGRAGITVSKSMVPFDPEKPWITSGIRIGTPAITTRGFETAEMAKVAELIDRGLQEDDVPAVAAEVTEMARRHPMPA
- a CDS encoding HAMP domain-containing protein, with amino-acid sequence MNYVVLVLEPLPSDLPEVAEKVAAGLPIPPDKVLKLLERAPGPVTRPVPERDARKVQRVMLAAGLVVEVREGNATGPAVEFEPEASITDTWAALEAAVNEAAAEAAAAEAAAAEEAGGGKAPGDEAGGDGAWGDEVAGDEAGSDEAGRDEGATADGSVAAAEGRDPRRTQDRDPRRTEDRGRAAPVAGQTTVAPPRDPAFTTLVREPPALERTGLRRRIASAATMPALLTLLVALLAVAVTVLPILRQQEQQRVAGVAEAVAATVEGLSGGLPLSAPILRLELNAAQARGAATLPGRGVDYLLLIDGDQAPVLAWYRGRAGIDAFPEAVREAAMDRAKATLDGSATAEDATAGDWVGNLSASWRDLTALVGLGTLEPTMAAAPVHRQGVVSAALVAGGEPTGLRQFGRALLTALLVGLVPVLFGVLAVLSLTRGLRQSINYLLVAADRISHGDFEQSVELDRDDELGQIAAAVERMRISLREVMERLRRRR